A segment of the Panicum hallii strain FIL2 chromosome 1, PHallii_v3.1, whole genome shotgun sequence genome:
ACTCTACTTTATCTATGAGCAGCACTTATAGTGGCAGTTAGCATAAACTGAAAATTATTTAAGTATTTATGATATGAGATTTCACAAAGTCTACCAAGGAATTTTGTAATCCAGTTATAATATTTTTGTCAAATTAGTCTATTTATATCTTTTAAATTACACTTACTTTGTCATTGCTTCAATTTTGAAACTATGTTTACAAGAAAGAAGGGTTATGTTATGTCATGTTTGGGGTACTAAACAGTATTTATGTCCAAAAAGTTCAACTCAACTTTGATTTTAGTTTTATCTTCAAGTTGTTTTACTACTCTTACCTATACATGAGATTAGACAGGCAACTTTAAGAGCAGAGGATATCTTGAATTCTTGGCCGGAGCTTGAAGTTGGACGCATCCTGCGTGATTATGGGGAGGAGAGCAATTGGCAATTCCTTCAGAAGCAAATTGCTAAAGCCCGGGAAATGGGTGGTCTGCACTCTACTGGGGATCTTGTCAAACTAATTCAAAGAAAGTGTACCATCTCAAAGGGTATGTACAATCCTTGTATGATGGTGCCACTAAAAGTCTTAACTATTTTTTTTACTGTCAGTATTATATGATGGTTTGTTTCTTTTGGTCTTGTAATGTTCAAATTTGGTAAATTTCCAAATAGTGATGATTCATAGATGTACCATATTTTTACTTTCTGCTTGCAGTTTCTCAACTTTACTTATGTAGCATATatagaacttcccaaggaaACAAAGCCAAGATAATTTTGAAAGACATTTAATGTATGGTACAAATCTCATGAGAAGTTGATAAATTACAGGACGGCAAGGCTGGATCAAGACTGCAACAAGAGTGTTTCAGGCCCTCAGGATTGCAGTTAATGATGAACTCCGGGTTCTTGAAGATTCACTTCATTCAAGCTTTGACTGCCTAGTGACAGGTGGTCGTCTTGCTGTAGTCTCATTCCACAGCCTGGAGGACAGAATTGTGAAGAAGACCTTCTTGGAGCTCATCCATGGGGGTGAAGCAGATGATGAAGAGGATGACGATGACGACCTGACACTCTCTGACATCGATGATGAAGATGAACCATGGTTCAACCAGAGAGTGCAAGGAAGGAACGGAATCGTCCTCACTAAAAGACCAATTACCCCTTCTCAAGAGGAGGAAAAACTAAATCAGAGGTGCAGAAGTGCGAAGCTGAGAGTTATCCAAAAGGCCTGAATAATTTAAGATGATTTTTGAAGGATTGATGTGGATACCTGCACAGCAATTGTTGCAGCCAAAGCACATGTGAAATGAGACGGTCACTTATGTACCTCGACCAGACAAAACAGCAGCATTTTTCCTCCACATGAAACCTAGAGGCTTAGGTTAGTCAAAAAAATCTCACTGTATCTGCATCAGTTACTGAAATTCATCCATGTATATCATCAGCAGATGTACTCTATGAGACCATTACCTTGCAAGATACAATAGTTAGTTTAGGGTTTCCTGTGACCCACTTATCCATCCTGCTGTTCATGATTAACTGATTTAACTTGCATATATCTTTTTTATTTACAGTTTAACTGTGTATCTCTGTATCAAGGTATATTGTGGCGCATATCTACATGACCAAATATCAGAGCTCTCCTatcaaaaaataaaataaaatcagAGCACTCAAAACTGTACATGAAACTCCCTTGCTCTCACGAAGAAGAGAACTAGCTAGAGCCATCAGTGAGAAGTGAAGCTGAAGAAGCCACGTCATCCCATCGCGACGCACAGAGCCATCCACGTCTCCCTCCAGCTCACCACGACTCCCGGTTCATTTCCCTCCAAAATCTCCCCTCGCCTTCGTCAAACGAGTTGGTGTCCGTCTCTGCCGCGAGAGCCCCACACGACCCCGCAGCAATGGCAGCCACAACCTGAGCTGCCACGCGAGCGCCTCTCCCTCCACGTGATTTCAAGCCGGCGGGAATGGTAGTGGCCGGTGGAAAATACCCCGCAGATTCTTCTTCCTGACATCGAGACATTCGATAAAAGCCGGCGCCGAGCAGCCAAGAATCTCTTGGGACACAACTGTACACTCCCTGCTCGCTTCCGTTGATCTCCGGACTCACGAGAGCGAGAGCTCGAGGTGGatggcggccatggcggcgccCCACTGCGCGTCGACTTCCTCAGCGTTCCTCGGCCTCCCGCAAGgcaacggcgggcggcgccaggGCAATTCATGCCGCTTCGTCGCCAACGCCAGGTTGGCGACGGTGTCCGCCACGCTGGACAAGGAGACCGCGGCGGCGAAGCCCAGAAAATCCCGGAACCGCCGGTCCAGGAAGGCGACCAAGTCCGAGTCCACGGCGCTGCTCGCCCCGGACGAGCCCGCGGAGGCCAAGATCGGTGGAGCCCCCGAAGCCGAGGAGGTGGCGAaaggcgccggcggcagggggaTGGTAGCACTGGACGACGTGATCGTGAACCCGGTGGGACTCGGCCGGCGCTCCCGGCAGGTGTTCGACGAGGTGTGGCGCAAGTTCTCGCGGCTCGGCCAGATGTCcagcgcctcctccgccgctgtGGCCGAGCAGGACcccgccgtcctcttccgcgGCGGGCCCATGTGCGAGTTCACCGTGCCCGGCGCGCAAGACACCACCGTCCTCGTCGTCGGCGCCACCAGCCGCATCGGCCGGATCGTCGTCCGCAAGCTCATGCTCCGCGGATACAACGTCAAGGTACCTTCATTCCCTCCCTATTTGCTCATCTTCAGTCACACAATTCCGATAGCGCTAGCTTCTGGTGAAATCTGCAAGTTTTGATCAGTTCTTATGCTATTCTACAACAGGCATTAGTTAGGAGGAATGATCCGGAAGTGATCGACATGCTTCCAAGGTCTGTGGACGTCGTGGTTGGCGATGTCGGTGATCCTTCTTCAGTTCAGGCTGCTGTTTCAGGTTGCAACAAGGTAATTTACTGCGCTACCGCACGGTCGACTATCACCGGAGACCTCAACAGGGTTGATAACCAAGGAGTAAGGAACGttaccaaggctttccaggtaCTTAACAAAGTCTCTTATGATTGATCATTTTAATTACCATGTAAGAGTATCTCTTTTGCATGTTTCTGCTAAGTTATTCACTGAACTATCAACTGTTTCTACAGGATTACTACAATCAGCTGGCCCAGTCAAGGGCTGGTAAAAGCAGCAAGAGCAAACTGACTATTGCAAAATTTAAATCCGCCAAATCTTTGAAAGGATGGGAGGTGCGGCAGGGATCATACTTTCAGGATATCTACCCTTCTAGATTCGATGGAGGCACCGATGCGTCATTTGAATATTCAGAAAGTGGACAGGCTGTTTTCTCAGGTACCTGCTAACTACTATCAGAGAGCATGATATCAGAGATGTAGTTTATTAGAGAATCACTACAAAGTTCATTGGTATGCTCTACGTTTTAATTATTCACTGAAATTTTCTACTACCTTCAGGATTTGTTTTCACAAGGGGTGGCTACGTTGAAATGTCTAAACGGCTTTCGCTTCCTCTGGGTTCCACCCTAGACAGGTATTGCAAGCTGTTGTATTTTGTTTCAATTTGAACTTATTTGTCTATTGCTACAAGATCTTGACATGTGTATACTGCATTATGCTGCATCATTCTACCTGAAGGTATGATGGATTGCTTCTTTCGGTGGGTGGAAATGGAAGATCGTATGTTATTATTCTCGAGACTGGTCCGCTGGCTGACACCTCACAGAGCAAGAAATATTTT
Coding sequences within it:
- the LOC112881203 gene encoding uncharacterized protein LOC112881203 isoform X1, which encodes MAAMAAPHCASTSSAFLGLPQGNGGRRQGNSCRFVANARLATVSATLDKETAAAKPRKSRNRRSRKATKSESTALLAPDEPAEAKIGGAPEAEEVAKGAGGRGMVALDDVIVNPVGLGRRSRQVFDEVWRKFSRLGQMSSASSAAVAEQDPAVLFRGGPMCEFTVPGAQDTTVLVVGATSRIGRIVVRKLMLRGYNVKALVRRNDPEVIDMLPRSVDVVVGDVGDPSSVQAAVSGCNKVIYCATARSTITGDLNRVDNQGVRNVTKAFQDYYNQLAQSRAGKSSKSKLTIAKFKSAKSLKGWEVRQGSYFQDIYPSRFDGGTDASFEYSESGQAVFSGFVFTRGGYVEMSKRLSLPLGSTLDRYDGLLLSVGGNGRSYVIILETGPLADTSQSKKYFARMNTKVGFCRVRVPFSAFRPVNPQDPPLDPFLVHTLTIRFEPKKQRPGDSSEGAASDPRNFELKMEFIKALPSGQETDIVLVSCTGSGIEANRREQVLKAKKAGEDALRRSGLGYTIVRPGPLQEEPGGQRALIFDQGSRISQVTCGTQYTAPFGISCADVADICVKALHDSTARNKSFDVSYEHVSEQGNELYELVAHLPDKANNYLSPALSSGEEHLI
- the LOC112881203 gene encoding uncharacterized protein LOC112881203 isoform X2; translation: MAAMAAPHCASTSSAFLGLPQGNGGRRQGNSCRFVANARLATVSATLDKETAAAKPRKSRNRRSRKATKSESTALLAPDEPAEAKIGGAPEAEEVAKGAGGRGMVALDDVIVNPVGLGRRSRQVFDEVWRKFSRLGQMSSASSAAVAEQDPAVLFRGGPMCEFTVPGAQDTTVLVVGATSRIGRIVVRKLMLRGYNVKALVRRNDPEVIDMLPRSVDVVVGDVGDPSSVQAAVSGCNKVIYCATARSTITGDLNRVDNQGVRNVTKAFQDYYNQLAQSRAGKSSKSKLTIAKFKSAKSLKGWEVRQGSYFQDIYPSRFDGGTDASFEYSESGQAVFSGFVFTRGGYVEMSKRLSLPLGSTLDRYDGLLLSVGGNGRSYVIILETGPLADTSQSKKYFARMNTKVGFCRVRVPFSAFRPVNPQDPPLDPFLVHTLTIRFEPKKQRPGDSSEGAASDPRNFELKMEFIKALPSGQETDIVLVSCTGSGIEANRREQVLKAKKAGEDALRRSGLGYTIVRPGPLQEEPGGQRALIFDQGSRISQGISCADVADICVKALHDSTARNKSFDVSYEHVSEQGNELYELVAHLPDKANNYLSPALSSGEEHLI